One window of the Gambusia affinis linkage group LG13, SWU_Gaff_1.0, whole genome shotgun sequence genome contains the following:
- the sirt1 gene encoding NAD-dependent protein deacetylase sirtuin-1, whose translation MADRENALGTAYSGTSEMDEPIAKRSKINTVTNHGPRAIETDTISCVSPAIGSREEAGNCAEPAEKKEAKPVMMAVEQALALRGGDNNGLRLPVSEPHKPAGKLGDSTAFGATEEGADFLGHNDLLRNGLAVTPEHIDEEDDRSSHASSSDWTPQPQINSYSYIQQHIRETDPRAILRDLLPETILPPDLDDMTLWQIIINISEPPKRRKRKDINTLEDVVKLLHESKRILVLTGAGVSVSCGIPDFRSRDGIYARLAVDFPDLPDPQSMFDIEYFRRDPRPFFKFAKEIFPGQFQPSPCHRFISMLDKQGKLLRNYTQNIDTLEQVAGVQRIIQCHGSFATASCLVCKHKVDCEAIRADILNQVVPRCPQCSDIPLAIMKPDIVFFGENLPELFHRAMKQDKDEVDLLIVIGSSLKVRPVALIPNSIPHEVPQVLINREPLPHLNFDVELLGDCDGIINELCHRLGGEFEQLCFNTLTLNEITEKPPRLAEPPPPDEASTDPAEKPPEETESENVKETETPCEPCSKAANRSADDAESREPQREDVAKDEAGKAKSQTSVLDNRKRYWMSRISRSPISKRLEGGQYLFQAPNRYIFHGAEVYSDSEEDETSSSCGSDSDGSECSQDGPEEDCSEAEDGPRLAGDGATHRDTLPLNEEATPTLQTDFTSEHSERTTHL comes from the exons ATGGCGGACAGAGAGAACGCTCTCGGAACGGCTTATTCAGGCACCTCTGAGATGGACGAACCTATCGCAAAAAGGTCAAAAATCAATACGGTGACTAACCACGGACCTAGAGCCATAGAGACGGACACAATCTCCTGCGTTTCGCCGGCCATTGGGAGCCGGGAAGAGGCGGGGAATTGTGCCGAGCCAGCGGAGAAGAAGGAAGCGAAGCCGGTGATGATGGCGGTGGAGCAGGCCCTGGCATTGCGAGGCGGGGACAACAATGGACTGCGTCTGCCGGTCTCCGAGCCGCACAAACCAGCTGGGAAATTAGGCGACAGCACCGCCTTTGGTGCAACTGAGGAAGGTGCCG attttcttggACATAACGATCTGCTTCGCAATGGTCTTGCTGTTACACCAGAGCACATTGATGAGGAAGATGACAGATCTTCACATGCAAGCTCCAGTGACTGGACTCCTCAACCACAAATAA ATTCATACAGCTACATCCAGCAGCACATCAGAGAGACGGATCCACGGGCCATTCTGAGGGATCTGCTTCCTGAAACCATCCTCCCTCCAGACCTGGATGATATGACGTTATGGCAGATAATCATCAACATCTCTGAGCctccaaaaagaagaaaacgaaAGGATATCAACACCCTGGAAGATGTGGTGAAGCTGCTTCATGAAAGCAAAAGGATCCTTGTCCTGACTGGCGCTGGT gtgTCCGTTTCATGTGGAATACCAGATTTTCGCTCCAGAGATGGAATTTATGCGCGACTTGCTGTAGATTTTCCTGATCTTCCAGATCCTCAATCAATGTTTgatattgaatattttagaagAGACCCTAGACCCTTTTTCAAGTTTGCTAAG GAGATCTTCCCCGGTCAGTTCCAGCCGTCGCCCTGTCACAGATTTATATCCATGCTGGATAAACAAGGGAAGCTGCTTCGCAATTACACTCAAAACATTGATACGTTGGAGCAAGTGGCCGGAGTTCAGCGAATCATCCAGTGTCAtg GATCATTTGCTACAGCATCGTGTCTCGTCTGTAAGCACAAAGTGGATTGTGAAGCGATAAGGGCTGACATCCTCAATCAg GTCGTCCCCCGTTGCCCCCAGTGTTCGGACATTCCTCTGGCCATCATGAAACctgacattgtgttttttggagAGAATCTTCCAGAACTTTTCCACAGAGCCATGAAGCAGGACAAAGACGAGGTCGACCTTCTGATCGTCATCGGGTCGTCTCTAAAAGTCCGGCCGGTTGCCCTCATCCCGA ACTCCATTCCTCATGAAGTGCCTCAGGTTCTGATCAACAGGGAGCCGCTGCCTCATCTGAACTTCGACGTTGAGCTGCTGGGCGACTGCGACGGCATCATCAACGAACTCTGCCATCGGCTGGGCGGAGAGTTCGAGCAGCTCTGCTTCAACACTCTCACCCTCAACGAGATCACAGAGAAACCGCCGCGGTTAGCAGAGCCGCCGCCGCCGGACGAGGCTTCCACTGACCCGGCGGAAAAACCTCCAGAAGAGACGGAGAGCGAGAATGTCAAGGAAACTGAAACACCGTGCGAGCCTTGTTCGAAAGCGGCGAATCGAAGTGCGGACGACGCCGAGTCGCGGGAGCCTCAGAGAGAGGACGTGGCGAAAGACGAGGCAGGCAAGGCGAAGAGCCAAACCTCAGTGCTGGACAATCGAAAGCGATACTGGATGAGTCGGATCAGCAGGAGTCCAATCAGCAAACGCCTTGAAG GCGGTCAGTACCTTTTCCAAGCACCGAATCGATACATCTTCCACGGCGCCGAGGTCTACTCCGACTCCGAGGAGGACGAGACGTCGAGCTCCTGCGGGAGCGACAGCGACGGCTCCGAGTGCAGCCAGGACGGGCCGGAGGAGGACTGCAGCGAGGCCGAGGACGGCCCCCGGCTGGCGGGCGACGGGGCGACCCACAGAGACACGTTACCACTAAACGAAGAGGCCACGCCCACTCTGCAGACAGACTTCACATCAGAACACTCTGAGAGGACCACACATCTCTAG
- the cacul1 gene encoding CDK2-associated and cullin domain-containing protein 1 isoform X1, with product MEAMEDDSSEVKDDHNHNYCGGKVRAVLSSQVPDGVGAPEPVCPTVPGGEPAKRQAKPWSGSPLGSKFMDSDTGSESSEVSEPDCSAASTEDKFRLDSTSKFRKGPKSSVLNAMAVEDYRKNHWPNLEEAIDRLLIQNLSDHISVSYAQIYGYVYKCVCQQHSELLYSDLTSKISAHLQQVSTQLQASPTENLIENFNIALTEYLASLQCIIPVFIYLNKFYIESKLNRDLKEDLMKLFADHVAEEHLSKLMPLLIKAHSMPFQVQPSTMASVVKGLHSLRPEWAQLAPALFSSFIPQIHPPAVESQLPDYADRDRKLQMELSMNGFPRGDQSRKRASEDS from the exons ATGGAGGCCATGGAGGACGATAGCTCGGAGGTTAAAGACGACCACAACCACAACTATTGCGGTGGTAAAGTCAGGGCGGTGCTTAGCAGCCAGGTACCGGATGGAGTAGGAGCCCCTGAGCCCGTCTGTCCAACGGTACCGGGGGGAGAACCGGCGAAGCGGCAGGCGAAACCGTGGTCCGGTAGTCCCCTCGGGTCAAAGTTCATGGACTCGGACACAGGCAGCGAGAGCAGCGAAGTTAGCGAGCCGGACTGCTCGGCTGCTAGCACCGAGGACAAATTCAGACTCGACTCCACTTCCAAGTTTCGTAAGGGCCCGAAGAGCAGCG TGTTGAATGCGATGGCAGTAGAAGACTACCGGAAAAACCACTGGCCCAACCTGGAGGAGGCGATAGACCGCCTGCTGATCCAGAACCTCTCGGACCACATTTCGGTCTCCTACGCTCAGATCTACGG CTACGTTTACAAGTGTGTTTGCCAGCAGCACTCTGAGCTGCTCTACAGCGACCTGACCTCCAAGATTTCGGCTCACCTGCAGCAGGTTTCCACACAACTACAG GCCAGCCCAACTGAAAACCTGATTGAAAACTTCAACATCGCTCTGACTGAGTACTTGGCGTCTCTTCAGTGTATCATTCCAGTGTTTATATACTTG aACAAGTTTTATATTGAGTCAAAACTGAACCGAGACCTGAAAGAGGATCTGATGAAGCTGTTTGCAGACCATGTTGCAGAAGAACATCTAAGCAAATTGATGC ctctgcTCATTAAAGCTCACTCCATGCCGTTCCAAGTGCAGCCGTCGACGATGGCCAGCGTGGTGAAAGGCCTCCACAGCCTGCGACCAG agtGGGCCCAGCTCGCTCCGGCCCTCTTCTCCAGCTTCATCCCACAGATCCACCCCCCCGCCGTGGAGTCACAGCTGCCCGATTACGCCGACCGCGACCGGAAGCTGCAGATGGAGCTCTCCATGAACGGCTTTCCACG GGGCGACCAATCCCGCAAACGCGCCAGCGAAGACTCTTGA
- the cacul1 gene encoding CDK2-associated and cullin domain-containing protein 1 isoform X2 — MEAMEDDSSEVKDDHNHNYCGGKVRAVLSSQVPDGVGAPEPVCPTVPGGEPAKRQAKPWSGSPLGSKFMDSDTGSESSEVSEPDCSAASTEDKFRLDSTSKFLLNAMAVEDYRKNHWPNLEEAIDRLLIQNLSDHISVSYAQIYGYVYKCVCQQHSELLYSDLTSKISAHLQQVSTQLQASPTENLIENFNIALTEYLASLQCIIPVFIYLNKFYIESKLNRDLKEDLMKLFADHVAEEHLSKLMPLLIKAHSMPFQVQPSTMASVVKGLHSLRPEWAQLAPALFSSFIPQIHPPAVESQLPDYADRDRKLQMELSMNGFPRGDQSRKRASEDS; from the exons ATGGAGGCCATGGAGGACGATAGCTCGGAGGTTAAAGACGACCACAACCACAACTATTGCGGTGGTAAAGTCAGGGCGGTGCTTAGCAGCCAGGTACCGGATGGAGTAGGAGCCCCTGAGCCCGTCTGTCCAACGGTACCGGGGGGAGAACCGGCGAAGCGGCAGGCGAAACCGTGGTCCGGTAGTCCCCTCGGGTCAAAGTTCATGGACTCGGACACAGGCAGCGAGAGCAGCGAAGTTAGCGAGCCGGACTGCTCGGCTGCTAGCACCGAGGACAAATTCAGACTCGACTCCACTTCCAAGTTTC TGTTGAATGCGATGGCAGTAGAAGACTACCGGAAAAACCACTGGCCCAACCTGGAGGAGGCGATAGACCGCCTGCTGATCCAGAACCTCTCGGACCACATTTCGGTCTCCTACGCTCAGATCTACGG CTACGTTTACAAGTGTGTTTGCCAGCAGCACTCTGAGCTGCTCTACAGCGACCTGACCTCCAAGATTTCGGCTCACCTGCAGCAGGTTTCCACACAACTACAG GCCAGCCCAACTGAAAACCTGATTGAAAACTTCAACATCGCTCTGACTGAGTACTTGGCGTCTCTTCAGTGTATCATTCCAGTGTTTATATACTTG aACAAGTTTTATATTGAGTCAAAACTGAACCGAGACCTGAAAGAGGATCTGATGAAGCTGTTTGCAGACCATGTTGCAGAAGAACATCTAAGCAAATTGATGC ctctgcTCATTAAAGCTCACTCCATGCCGTTCCAAGTGCAGCCGTCGACGATGGCCAGCGTGGTGAAAGGCCTCCACAGCCTGCGACCAG agtGGGCCCAGCTCGCTCCGGCCCTCTTCTCCAGCTTCATCCCACAGATCCACCCCCCCGCCGTGGAGTCACAGCTGCCCGATTACGCCGACCGCGACCGGAAGCTGCAGATGGAGCTCTCCATGAACGGCTTTCCACG GGGCGACCAATCCCGCAAACGCGCCAGCGAAGACTCTTGA